In one window of Holophagales bacterium DNA:
- a CDS encoding CarD family transcriptional regulator → MVFNIGDKLVYPNHGVGVVETVEDSLFDGRAHPCYQVRLLANNSRVVVPVGNSDRVGLRPLTRRQDVSVVFKVLEDGSFQSNGDWKGRFKQNLDKMRSGALSDIADVLKNLNWVQKQKTLSFREKKMYERARYLIVSEIAQVSGAAETEVDLDVERALDRSVARRRSLGPSPR, encoded by the coding sequence GTGGTTTTCAACATCGGCGATAAGCTCGTCTACCCGAACCACGGTGTGGGAGTCGTTGAGACCGTCGAAGACTCGCTCTTCGACGGCCGGGCTCATCCCTGCTATCAGGTCCGGCTGCTGGCCAACAACTCGAGGGTCGTGGTGCCGGTCGGGAATTCCGACCGGGTGGGCCTCAGGCCCCTGACCCGGAGGCAGGACGTCAGCGTCGTCTTCAAGGTCCTCGAGGACGGCAGCTTCCAGTCCAACGGCGACTGGAAGGGCCGCTTCAAGCAGAACCTCGACAAGATGCGCTCTGGCGCACTTTCGGACATCGCGGACGTCCTCAAGAACCTCAACTGGGTCCAGAAGCAGAAGACGCTCTCGTTCCGCGAGAAGAAGATGTACGAGCGGGCCCGGTATCTCATCGTCTCCGAGATCGCCCAGGTCAGCGGGGCTGCCGAGACGGAGGTCGACCTCGATGTCGAGCGCGCCCTCGACCGGTCGGTCGCCCGGCGCCGCAGTCTCGGCCCTTCGCCGCGCTGA
- a CDS encoding tetratricopeptide repeat protein, producing MQDALAVVAAKPGDYDALVHLGNAAYDAREYAQAIDAYEKALKIRSDDPNVMTDLGTACRNVGDVDRALDLFRKARAIDPKHWQSLYNEVVVLALDKHAHAEADAALARLKREHPGLPALAGLEQQIGAAHPEK from the coding sequence GTGCAGGATGCCCTGGCCGTCGTCGCCGCGAAGCCGGGCGATTACGACGCCCTCGTCCACCTCGGAAACGCGGCCTACGATGCCCGCGAGTATGCCCAGGCGATCGACGCCTACGAGAAGGCCCTGAAGATCCGTTCGGACGACCCGAACGTCATGACCGACCTCGGCACGGCCTGCCGGAACGTGGGGGATGTCGACAGGGCGCTGGATCTCTTCCGGAAGGCACGCGCCATCGACCCGAAGCACTGGCAGTCGCTCTACAACGAGGTCGTCGTCCTGGCCCTGGACAAGCACGCGCACGCCGAGGCGGACGCGGCCCTCGCGCGCCTCAAGAGGGAGCATCCCGGGCTCCCGGCGCTCGCGGGTCTCGAGCAGCAGATCGGCGCCGCCCACCCAGAGAAGTGA
- a CDS encoding ABC transporter permease, which produces MKRLLALARKEFLQLRRDTISVRMMVMVPIMQTMIFGYAINYDVKHLKTVVYDECLSFDSRELVAKMTASEYFEVVGNVRSLAEVRQTLDAGHASVALVIDRDYGEARHRGTPARALLIVNASDTTTASQAMSIAGGISNQLSVRTLAKRAGWKEKALPVDLRVRPWYNPDMRTATFIIPGLIAIILTFTLIQYTAMAIVRERERGTLEQLQVTPVTRFEIILGKIFPFVLIGIFQLTLIVVLMRFLFRVPIAGSVVQLYLAGLIFIAAVLGLGMLLSTIAKTQMQAMQLSFLFLLPFVFLSGYVFPIDGMPRFFQVITYAIPARYFIAIIRGIVLRGASLAQLWEPLAALTGFTVVIVGLAVMRFKKTND; this is translated from the coding sequence GTGAAGAGGCTCCTCGCCCTGGCCCGCAAAGAGTTCCTCCAGCTGCGCCGGGACACGATCTCCGTCCGGATGATGGTGATGGTCCCGATCATGCAGACGATGATCTTCGGCTACGCCATCAACTACGACGTCAAGCACCTGAAGACGGTCGTCTACGACGAGTGCCTCTCCTTCGACAGCCGCGAGCTCGTGGCGAAGATGACCGCGAGCGAGTACTTCGAGGTCGTCGGCAACGTCCGCTCGCTCGCCGAGGTCCGGCAAACGCTCGACGCGGGCCACGCCTCGGTCGCCCTCGTCATCGACCGCGACTACGGCGAGGCCCGTCACCGCGGCACCCCGGCCCGCGCGCTCCTCATCGTCAACGCGTCCGACACGACGACCGCCTCGCAGGCGATGTCGATCGCGGGCGGCATCTCGAACCAGCTCTCCGTCCGGACTCTCGCGAAGCGGGCCGGCTGGAAGGAGAAGGCCCTTCCCGTCGATCTCCGCGTCCGCCCCTGGTACAACCCCGACATGAGGACGGCGACGTTCATCATCCCGGGCCTCATCGCGATCATCCTCACGTTCACGCTCATCCAGTACACGGCGATGGCGATCGTGAGGGAGCGCGAGCGGGGAACGCTGGAGCAGCTCCAGGTCACGCCCGTCACCCGTTTCGAGATCATCCTCGGGAAGATCTTCCCGTTCGTCCTCATCGGGATCTTCCAGCTGACGCTGATCGTCGTCCTGATGAGGTTCCTCTTCCGCGTCCCGATCGCCGGGAGCGTCGTCCAGCTCTACCTCGCCGGCCTCATCTTCATCGCCGCCGTCCTGGGGCTCGGGATGCTCCTCTCGACGATCGCGAAGACGCAGATGCAGGCGATGCAGCTCTCCTTCCTCTTCCTCCTCCCCTTCGTCTTCCTCTCCGGCTACGTCTTTCCCATCGACGGCATGCCGCGCTTCTTCCAGGTGATCACCTACGCGATTCCCGCGCGCTACTTCATCGCGATCATCCGCGGCATCGTCCTGCGCGGCGCGAGCCTCGCGCAGCTCTGGGAGCCGCTCGCCGCCCTGACGGGCTTCACCGTCGTCATCGTCGGGCTCGCCGTGATGCGCTTCAAGAAGACGAACGACTGA
- a CDS encoding cysteine desulfurase-like protein, with protein sequence MLDLEAIRSRFPALASGDVILDNPGGTQVPRAVTDRIVRYLHETNANHGGAFPTSRASDEVVAEARSAVADFLGAARPEEIAFGPNMTTLTFQMARSLSRDWKPGDEIVLTRLDHDANVSPWLLAAADRGVTVRWLDFDPADCTWNVEHLRSLVCEKTRLVAVGWASNSVGTVNDVAGAAEAAHAAGALLYVDAVHFAPHGPIDVAAVGVDFLACSAYKFFGPHLGILWGRHALLERTFAYKVRPAGAASPDRWETGTQSFEAIAGTLGALEYLAWLGETFGDDAIPSLAGRYQGRRLKLKSAMTAIHTWESTLSRALGEALAAVPGLTIRGLTDPLRFDERVPTFSFTLEGHHPRAIAEELGRRGFRVWDGNYYAVGVTERLGLEGKGGMVRVGAVHYNTPEEIHRLGEALRAIA encoded by the coding sequence ATGCTCGATCTCGAAGCGATCCGCTCCCGTTTTCCCGCCCTCGCCTCCGGCGACGTGATCCTCGACAACCCGGGCGGCACGCAGGTCCCGCGCGCGGTGACCGACCGGATCGTCCGATACCTCCACGAGACGAACGCGAACCACGGCGGGGCCTTCCCGACGAGCCGCGCCTCCGACGAGGTCGTCGCAGAGGCCAGATCGGCGGTGGCCGACTTCCTCGGTGCGGCGCGGCCGGAGGAGATCGCGTTTGGTCCGAACATGACGACACTGACGTTCCAGATGGCGCGGAGCCTCTCGCGCGACTGGAAGCCGGGGGACGAGATCGTCCTGACGCGCCTCGACCACGACGCGAACGTCTCGCCCTGGCTTCTCGCTGCGGCGGACCGCGGCGTCACTGTGCGCTGGCTCGACTTCGACCCGGCCGACTGCACGTGGAACGTCGAGCACCTCAGGTCCCTCGTCTGCGAGAAGACCAGGCTCGTGGCCGTGGGATGGGCATCGAACTCCGTCGGAACGGTGAACGACGTCGCGGGCGCGGCCGAGGCGGCGCACGCGGCGGGAGCGCTCCTCTACGTCGACGCCGTCCACTTCGCCCCGCACGGCCCGATCGACGTAGCGGCTGTTGGTGTCGACTTCCTCGCCTGTTCGGCCTACAAGTTCTTCGGTCCGCACCTCGGCATCCTCTGGGGGCGGCACGCGCTCCTCGAGCGGACGTTCGCCTACAAGGTGCGCCCCGCGGGCGCCGCTTCTCCCGATCGCTGGGAGACCGGGACGCAGAGCTTCGAGGCGATCGCCGGGACCCTCGGCGCGCTCGAGTACCTCGCGTGGCTGGGAGAGACATTCGGCGACGATGCGATCCCGTCCCTCGCGGGCCGCTACCAGGGCCGGCGCCTCAAGCTCAAGTCCGCGATGACGGCGATCCACACCTGGGAATCGACGCTGTCACGGGCCCTGGGCGAGGCGCTCGCGGCCGTCCCGGGCCTCACGATCCGCGGCCTCACCGACCCGCTCCGCTTCGACGAGCGCGTGCCGACGTTCTCGTTCACGCTCGAGGGTCACCACCCTCGGGCGATCGCAGAGGAGCTCGGGCGGCGCGGCTTCCGCGTCTGGGACGGCAACTACTACGCCGTCGGTGTCACGGAGCGCCTCGGCCTCGAGGGGAAGGGCGGAATGGTCCGCGTCGGTGCCGTCCACTACAACACGCCCGAAGAAATCCATCGTCTCGGAGAGGCCCTCCGCGCGATCGCGTGA
- a CDS encoding outer membrane beta-barrel protein, whose product MRLTPRFALLGLTAALALATPAFAQDRTGSVEITPVIGATFGGTFESGTLAFYNGEAETSTEVAYGLRLGFNVANNFTIEASYLQSDPELTIEGSGAIGSPSREIGKMEMRLYELNFLVPWGTGKVRPYFTIGGGVHTFRPVIDGYSASTDSRATGTLGFGLKAFATPNIGFRFEGKLRTTYINSGDDYWECDEWCDGYYYGDSQWYVSGEATAGVVFAF is encoded by the coding sequence ATGAGATTGACCCCCCGTTTCGCCCTGCTCGGCCTCACGGCAGCGCTGGCACTCGCCACGCCGGCTTTCGCCCAGGATCGTACCGGCAGCGTCGAGATCACGCCCGTCATCGGGGCCACGTTCGGGGGAACGTTCGAGTCCGGAACGCTCGCCTTCTACAACGGCGAGGCGGAGACGTCCACCGAGGTCGCCTACGGACTGCGGCTCGGCTTCAACGTCGCGAACAATTTCACCATCGAGGCCAGCTACCTGCAGTCGGACCCCGAGCTGACGATCGAAGGGAGCGGGGCCATCGGAAGCCCGTCCAGAGAGATCGGGAAGATGGAAATGCGGCTCTACGAGCTCAACTTCCTCGTCCCGTGGGGCACCGGCAAGGTCCGTCCCTACTTCACGATCGGCGGCGGCGTGCATACGTTCCGGCCGGTCATCGACGGCTACTCCGCCTCCACAGACTCCCGGGCCACGGGTACTCTCGGCTTCGGCCTGAAGGCGTTCGCCACCCCGAACATCGGATTCCGGTTCGAAGGGAAGCTGCGGACGACCTACATCAACAGCGGAGACGACTACTGGGAGTGCGACGAGTGGTGCGACGGCTACTACTACGGCGACAGCCAGTGGTACGTGAGCGGCGAGGCGACCGCGGGAGTCGTGTTCGCCTTCTGA
- a CDS encoding VanZ family protein yields the protein MKRLVVGKGVQGFLLLAYTALVLAGTLLVEGRPGVVTNLVPFDDLARLRASAGKAGVFSNRFVLGLLGLVGNLVMFAVWGFLAWKFVDGRGRERWRNHAEVVFFGLVFSVGIETVQFFLPTRAADVNDVFWNALGAGLGALLAHLHASVRLDWA from the coding sequence GTGAAGCGTCTCGTCGTCGGGAAGGGCGTTCAGGGGTTTCTCCTTCTCGCCTACACGGCGCTCGTCCTGGCGGGGACCCTCCTCGTCGAGGGACGGCCCGGGGTCGTGACGAACCTCGTCCCCTTCGACGATCTCGCCCGTCTCCGGGCGAGCGCGGGAAAGGCCGGGGTCTTCTCGAACCGGTTCGTCCTCGGCCTCCTCGGGCTCGTCGGCAACCTCGTGATGTTTGCCGTCTGGGGCTTCCTCGCCTGGAAGTTCGTCGACGGGCGGGGACGGGAGCGATGGAGGAATCACGCAGAGGTCGTCTTTTTCGGTCTGGTCTTCAGCGTGGGCATCGAGACGGTCCAGTTCTTTCTCCCGACCCGTGCGGCCGACGTGAACGACGTCTTCTGGAACGCTCTCGGAGCCGGGCTCGGAGCGCTCCTGGCGCACCTCCACGCCTCGGTCCGCCTCGACTGGGCCTGA
- a CDS encoding NAD(P)H-hydrate epimerase, with protein sequence MKVLGAAAAREADARTIAAGTPGIVLMERASEAVARECVRAIEVAPLRGERVVVLCGTGNNGGDGSGAARLLRRSPAVGDVTLLLVGNRGRVSGDAATMLHRVEDEGAVVVEVDDPSGLEALGGATLVVDALFGTGLSRPLEEASLHALAVRLASSRRAFVVAVDVPSGLDSGSGRSDVPHVRADLTVTFGFPKLAHFLAPAAGSCGRVVVADIGLLPWEGAPGAPEAVTARDVAPAFPRRPAAAHKGTFGTLGVVGGAWGMAGAAALAARAAFRCGAGKVVVVAEEASRAAIHTLVAEATTSAVLAPSGLTALAVGPGLGRSATSRVLLDEALACVLPAVFDADALNLLEGRPEVLRGRSGPSVVTPHPGEAARLLGVSTAAIVADAEGAARRLAERSGAAVVLKGFRSVVADPGGVRRQDPLREPRDGLGWQRRRPDGRRRGAPGARPFGPGRGPGGRLPPRARRRPGPRTRRGGGSRRFRRRRGPTRSHQGRRRVDPVVTDPSMEAFSHSAGETREVGRRLAPLLSPGDLVLLSGPLGAGKTELVRGLAEGMGADASEVASPTFALVHEYGMAGEPPILVHADLYRLLGTSSRGVATDDLGLAEARERGAVVVVEWPEGLEKERDAVEIEISLENDETRRILVRRAR encoded by the coding sequence GTGAAGGTGCTCGGGGCGGCCGCGGCCCGCGAGGCGGATGCAAGGACGATCGCGGCGGGGACGCCCGGCATCGTCCTCATGGAACGCGCCTCGGAGGCCGTCGCGCGCGAGTGCGTCCGTGCGATCGAGGTCGCGCCGCTCCGGGGCGAAAGGGTCGTCGTCCTCTGCGGAACGGGGAACAACGGAGGGGATGGCTCCGGCGCCGCCCGGCTGCTGCGACGGAGCCCCGCCGTCGGAGACGTCACGCTTCTCCTCGTCGGGAACCGGGGGAGGGTGTCGGGCGACGCCGCCACGATGCTGCATCGGGTGGAGGACGAGGGGGCGGTCGTCGTCGAGGTCGACGATCCTTCGGGACTCGAGGCGCTCGGTGGGGCCACGCTCGTCGTCGACGCCCTGTTCGGCACGGGCCTGTCACGGCCGCTCGAGGAGGCGTCCCTTCACGCACTCGCTGTCCGGCTCGCCTCCTCCCGCCGGGCGTTCGTCGTTGCGGTCGACGTGCCGTCTGGTCTCGATTCCGGATCGGGCCGCTCGGACGTCCCGCACGTTCGCGCCGACCTGACGGTCACGTTCGGGTTCCCGAAGCTCGCCCACTTCCTGGCTCCGGCCGCCGGCTCCTGCGGACGGGTCGTCGTGGCCGACATCGGCCTGCTCCCCTGGGAAGGAGCCCCCGGTGCCCCGGAGGCGGTCACCGCTCGCGACGTCGCCCCAGCCTTCCCGCGGCGGCCGGCGGCCGCGCACAAGGGGACGTTCGGGACCCTCGGCGTCGTCGGCGGTGCCTGGGGGATGGCGGGGGCCGCGGCCCTGGCAGCGCGCGCGGCGTTCCGCTGCGGCGCCGGGAAGGTCGTCGTCGTCGCGGAAGAGGCGAGCCGTGCGGCGATCCACACCCTGGTGGCAGAGGCGACGACGTCGGCCGTCCTCGCTCCCTCCGGACTGACGGCTCTCGCCGTCGGGCCGGGGCTCGGGAGGTCGGCCACCTCCCGCGTGCTTCTCGACGAGGCGCTCGCCTGCGTTCTCCCGGCCGTCTTCGATGCCGACGCGCTGAACCTCCTCGAGGGACGGCCCGAGGTCCTGAGAGGCCGGAGCGGTCCCAGCGTCGTGACCCCTCACCCCGGAGAGGCGGCACGCCTCCTGGGGGTCTCGACGGCCGCCATCGTCGCCGACGCCGAAGGCGCCGCCAGGAGGCTCGCGGAGCGGTCGGGGGCTGCGGTCGTCCTCAAGGGCTTTCGATCGGTCGTCGCCGATCCGGGGGGGGTCCGCCGTCAGGATCCTCTCCGGGAACCCCGGGATGGCCTCGGGTGGCAGCGGCGACGTCCTGACGGGCGTCGTCGGGGCGCTCCTGGCGCGCGGCCTTTCGGCCCTGGACGCGGCCCGGGCGGGCGCCTTCCTCCACGGGCTCGCCGGCGACCTGGCCCGCGAACGAGAAGGGGAGGAGGCTCTCGTCGCTTCCGACGTCGTCGAGGCCCTACGCGAAGCCATCAGGGTCGTCGGCGAGTCGACCCGGTCGTGACCGACCCATCGATGGAGGCCTTCTCTCACTCGGCCGGTGAGACACGGGAAGTCGGACGCCGCCTCGCGCCGCTCCTGTCGCCCGGAGACCTCGTCCTCCTCTCGGGACCCCTCGGCGCAGGGAAGACCGAGCTGGTTCGAGGGCTGGCCGAGGGGATGGGGGCCGACGCGAGCGAGGTCGCCTCGCCTACCTTCGCGCTGGTTCACGAGTACGGGATGGCGGGGGAGCCTCCGATCCTCGTCCACGCCGACCTCTACAGGCTCCTCGGGACGTCCTCCCGGGGCGTCGCGACCGACGACCTCGGCCTCGCCGAAGCCCGCGAGAGGGGCGCTGTCGTCGTCGTGGAGTGGCCGGAGGGGCTGGAGAAGGAACGGGATGCCGTCGAGATCGAGATTTCCCTGGAGAACGACGAAACCCGGCGGATCCTCGTCCGCCGGGCTCGCTGA
- a CDS encoding replication-associated recombination protein A, with protein MRLPDSVAGPASLLGRAIAADRVPSLVLWGPPGTGKTTLARIIAARTKSRFLAFSAVIAGVKEIREVLEESKRLATRGERTLLFVDEIHRFNRAQQDVFLPYVESGAATLVGATTENPSFELNGALLSRMRVVVLPPLSRDDLAEILRRAAEEPDRGLGGRVTLGEGAVDWLVGFSDGDARRALNALETAADHAGDGAVLTAPLLGEIYSRKSLLFDKSGEEHYNLISALHKSIRDSDADASVYWLARMLEAGEDPLFVARRLVRASTEDVGLADPNALRLAMAARDAVHFLGMPEGALALAEAAVYLALAPKSNALYTAYGAAAKDVADRPNEPPPKAILNAPTTLMKAEGYGTGYVYAHDTAEGTAGLTCLPDAVAGRRYYEPKGAGREADMKKRLEELRGLRQRIAKEKRRS; from the coding sequence ATGCGCCTGCCGGACTCGGTCGCCGGCCCCGCCTCGCTGCTCGGGCGGGCCATCGCCGCCGATCGCGTTCCGTCCCTCGTCCTCTGGGGGCCGCCCGGGACCGGCAAGACGACGCTCGCCCGGATCATCGCCGCCCGGACGAAGTCCCGGTTTCTCGCCTTCTCCGCCGTGATCGCAGGGGTCAAGGAGATCCGCGAGGTCCTCGAGGAGTCGAAGCGCCTCGCCACACGCGGGGAGCGGACGCTCCTCTTCGTCGACGAGATCCACCGCTTCAACCGGGCCCAGCAGGACGTCTTCCTGCCGTACGTCGAGTCGGGCGCGGCGACGCTCGTCGGCGCGACGACCGAGAACCCTTCGTTCGAGCTGAACGGAGCCCTCCTTTCGCGGATGCGCGTCGTCGTCCTTCCGCCTCTCTCGAGGGACGACCTCGCGGAGATCCTCCGCCGGGCCGCCGAGGAGCCCGATCGCGGCCTGGGCGGGCGGGTGACGCTCGGGGAGGGGGCCGTCGACTGGCTCGTCGGCTTCTCCGACGGCGACGCCAGGCGAGCCCTGAACGCCCTCGAGACCGCCGCGGACCATGCGGGGGACGGTGCCGTCCTGACGGCGCCGCTCCTCGGGGAGATCTACTCGCGCAAGTCGCTCCTCTTCGACAAGTCGGGGGAAGAGCACTACAACCTCATTTCTGCGCTCCACAAGTCGATCCGCGATTCCGACGCCGACGCGTCGGTCTACTGGCTCGCGCGCATGCTCGAAGCAGGGGAGGACCCTCTCTTCGTGGCCCGCCGGCTCGTGCGGGCCTCGACCGAGGACGTCGGGCTCGCCGACCCAAACGCCCTGCGTCTCGCGATGGCGGCGCGCGACGCGGTCCACTTCCTCGGGATGCCCGAGGGGGCCCTCGCCCTGGCCGAGGCGGCGGTCTACCTCGCGCTCGCGCCGAAGTCGAACGCCCTCTACACGGCCTACGGTGCCGCGGCGAAGGACGTGGCCGACCGGCCGAACGAGCCGCCGCCGAAGGCGATCCTGAACGCCCCGACCACGCTGATGAAAGCCGAAGGGTACGGGACGGGCTATGTCTACGCGCACGACACGGCGGAGGGGACGGCGGGCCTGACGTGCCTCCCCGACGCCGTCGCGGGCCGCCGGTACTACGAGCCGAAGGGGGCAGGGCGGGAGGCGGACATGAAAAAGCGCCTCGAGGAGCTCCGCGGACTGCGCCAGAGGATCGCGAAGGAGAAGAGGCGCTCCTGA
- a CDS encoding ABC transporter ATP-binding protein — MKTAPALRPALPPDVFLRAEGLVRKFGSFVAVDGVSFDIPRGKVFGFLGPNGSGKSTTIRMLTGLLAPTDGTATAFGGLDVRRDTEKWKSRLGYMSQKFSLYLDLSVRENLEFFGTVYGLGNSQLGDRVDSLAARLRFTKVLPEITDSLSTGMRQRVALAAALLHEPELLFLDEPTGGVDPKGRRLFWDLIYELAAERGMTVLVTTHYMDEAEQCDTLAFILEGNLIASGAPHDLKASLDDRLLEVPAGADPFGALARLRREDALEDAYLMGVRLRAVGRPGRTAEARTLLAPFGTPREAEPSLEDVFVSLARSRAEKKEKVAA; from the coding sequence GTGAAGACGGCGCCGGCTCTCCGCCCCGCTCTCCCCCCGGACGTCTTCCTCCGGGCCGAAGGGCTCGTGAGGAAGTTCGGGTCGTTCGTCGCCGTCGACGGCGTCAGCTTCGACATCCCCCGCGGGAAGGTCTTCGGCTTCCTCGGCCCGAACGGTTCGGGCAAGTCGACCACCATCCGGATGCTCACCGGCCTCCTCGCTCCCACCGATGGGACCGCGACGGCGTTCGGCGGCCTCGACGTACGCCGGGACACCGAGAAGTGGAAGAGCCGCCTCGGCTACATGAGCCAGAAGTTCTCCCTTTACCTCGACCTCTCCGTGCGGGAGAACCTGGAGTTCTTCGGGACGGTCTACGGCCTCGGGAACTCGCAGCTGGGGGACCGGGTCGACAGCCTCGCGGCGCGCCTGCGCTTCACGAAGGTCCTCCCCGAGATCACCGACTCGCTCTCGACGGGAATGCGCCAGCGCGTCGCTCTCGCCGCGGCCCTCCTCCACGAGCCGGAGCTCCTCTTCCTGGACGAGCCGACGGGCGGCGTCGACCCGAAGGGCCGGCGCCTCTTCTGGGACCTGATCTACGAGCTCGCCGCCGAGCGCGGCATGACCGTCCTCGTGACGACCCACTACATGGACGAGGCCGAGCAGTGCGACACGCTCGCCTTCATCCTCGAAGGGAACCTGATCGCCTCGGGTGCGCCCCACGACCTCAAGGCGTCGCTGGACGACCGCCTCCTCGAGGTCCCGGCCGGCGCCGACCCGTTCGGCGCCCTCGCGCGGCTCCGGCGCGAGGACGCTCTCGAGGACGCCTACCTCATGGGGGTGCGCCTGCGCGCCGTCGGCCGGCCCGGGCGGACGGCCGAGGCCCGGACGCTCCTCGCTCCGTTCGGCACCCCGCGCGAAGCCGAGCCCTCGCTCGAGGACGTCTTCGTGTCGCTCGCCCGGAGCCGCGCCGAGAAGAAAGAGAAGGTGGCCGCGTGA